The following is a genomic window from Deltaproteobacteria bacterium.
AACAACGGCCGGATGGGGCGATCGATGAAACGGCTGGTCAGGATTTCTTGTTCGGTCGGCCGCCCTTCCCGCTTGAAGAAACCGCCGGGGATCTTGCCGGCCGCGAACGTCTTTTCGATGTAGTCGACCGTCAGCGGCAGGAAGTCGCAACCGACGCGTGGCGTTTCCTTGCCGCACGCGGTGACAAGCACGATGGTGTCGCCGTAACGAACGGTGACCGCGCCATGGGCCTGTTTGGCCATCAGGCCGGTTTCGATGGTGAGCGGGCGCCCCGCAAAGGTCGTTTCGACTCGGTACGTCATAATGTTCTCCTAGTTTGAGTACACTTGCAGTCGCGCGGCATCGTGACGAGATACACCCGTACCCCACTGACGCCATCGCACGACGCGAAATGGTCTTGCTTCATTTGAGTATGACTTCAGAAGTGGCTGCTGCGGAAATGGCCTGATAACTTTATTGACCGGCGGCACTAGCCAAGCCACCGTCGACCAACAAAATTATCAGCGCACGCACCGAAACAACTACTTCCGAAGGCCTAATGCTCCCAACACCCGCTGATACCGCTCCCGACTTGTTTGGCGGAGATAGCTCAACAACTTGCGTCGCTGCCCGACGATTTTGAGAAGGCCGTGGCGCGAGCCGTGGTCCTTTTTATGTTTTTCAAAATGGGCGTTTAGTTGGCTGATCCGTCCCGAAAGGATGGCGATTTGGATCTCCGGCGAGCCGGTGTCGCTGGGATGGGTGCGAAATTTGCTGATCAACTCCTGCTTTTTTTCCATATGTTCGCTCACAGTGGGGCCCCGCTAACACGCCCCTTCATGGGTTGTCAAGAAGCAGCCCTATTTGCTCGCTTCTGTAAGGCCTCGGCTACGCTCTTGAGGATGGTGTCCCGCGCCGTTGCCATCGGTCCCGACAGCATGCAACCGGCCGCGTGTTCATGCCCTCCGCCGTCGTATTTCGCGGCGATGACCGCGACGTCGACTTCGCGCTTGGAACGGAGACTGGCCTTCCAGCGTCCGTCCGGCAGTTCTCGCAGCAATATGGCCACTTCAACACCCGCAATCGAGCGCGGGTAATTCACAAAATCTTCCGCATATTCGGGGAGCGCTTCGGCCTCCCGCAACATGTCTTGGCTTAAAAGGATCGTGGCCACGCGCCCTTGCACACTCAGTTCCAAGGTCTCTAAGGTCAGACGGAGCAAATGGAGCACCGCCGGGTGGTGTTGTTCAGTCAGCGCGGAGGCGACTTGCCATGGGTCAGCCCCGCGCGCCACCAATTCGGCCGCTAATTGAAAGACGGCCGGCGTCGCGTTCGAGTAGCGGAATTGGCCGGTGTCTACCACCAACGTGCAATACAACAGCGTCGCGAGTTCCGGCGTGGTCGGGACCCGCATCCGTTGCAGCAGATGGTAGACGATCTCGCCGGTGGCCGCCGCACGCGGTTCAATGCAATGGGTCTCGACGTGTTCGCCGGAGGAGACGTGATGATCGACAATAAACAGCGGGAGGCGCTTCGCCAACTCTGCGATCGGTTCTCCGGCCCGATCCGGTCGGTTGCAATCGGCCAAGATGACGGCATCGATCCCGACGCTCTCGCCCAGCGAACGCACGACGCGGTCGGCATAGGGGAGAAAACGGAGATTGGCCGGAACGCCGTCGGCATTAAAGACCGTGACTCGTTTGCCGCAGTGGATCAGTCCGAGCCCGAGCGCTAACGAGGCCCCGATGGCGTCGCCATCTGGACGGATGTGAGAGGCGATGCAGTAATGCTGATGGCGACTGAAAAAAGCGGTCGCGCGCGCCAGCGCGGTTTCGGTCATGATTCATCCTGTTCGGCCGGGGAGTCGATTTGGAGTTCACGGAGTAAATCGTTAATCCGTTCGCCGTGCTCGATGGCGTCGTCGAAGTGAAACTTGAGCTCCGGGGTAAACTTCAGCGCGATCTGTTCGTTGATGGCGTGTTTCATCAGGCCGGCCGCGTGTTCCAGCGCACGTTGGCACTCGTGGATCGCCGCTTCCGGTCCGCGTAAAAAATAATGGATCCGCGCCAAACGCAAGTCCCGCGCCACTTTCACGCGGGTAATCTGCAAACCGACTAAGCGCGGATCGCTGAAGCGTTCATGGCAGAGCTGCGCGACGATCTGCCGAATTTGTTCCGCAACGCGTGACGCGCGGTCGAATGGACGATGTGGCTGCATCTGGGTGTGCGCTCTCCCTGCCTATAACACTGCGGCGGTTTCTTCCACTTGGAAGGACTCGATCACGTCGCCCGGTTTCAGGTCTTGGAATCCCTCCAGCCCGATCCCGCACTCTTGCCCGTTCGTCACTTCGCGGGCGTCGTCTTTGAAGCGCTTCAGCGAGGCGAGGCGTCCGGTGAAGATCACCACGGAATCGCGCAATAGTCGCGCCTTCGCGGAACGATTGATCAGTCCATCCGCCACTTGGCAGCCCGCAATGGTGCCGATCTTCGAGACTTGGAAGATTTGGCGCACGTCGGCCCGGCCCAAGATTTTTTCGGTGCGTGTCGGTTCCAACAACCCGGCCATGGCCTTCCGCACGTCGTCGATCAGTTCATAGATGATGCTGTATTGTTTGATCTCGATTTGCTCGCTTTGGGCCAACCGCCGCGCCTTCCCATCCGGCACCACGTTGAAGCCGATCACGAGCGCACGCGAGGCCGAGGCCAACAACACATCGCCTTCGGTGATCCCGCCAACCGCACGATGCAGGACTTCCACCGTGACTTTTTCGGTGCCGCTGCGTTCCAGCGCTGCGACGACGGCCTCGACGGAGCCTTGCACGTCGCCCTTCACAATCACGCGCAGCACTTTGGCCTGATCGGCGGCCGTTTGTTTAAAGAGATCTTCCAGGCTCGCGCGACCCGATTTAGCCAATTGGCTTTCGCGCTGCTTCCGCGTTCGGGTCTCGATCACGACCTTGGCCGCGCGTTCATCCGCGGCCTCGACGAGTGGATCCCCCGCCACCGGCACGGCATCCAGCCCTAAGACTTCGGCGGCACAGCCAGGACCTACGGAGTCGATCGGCTCACCCCGTGGATTCACTAACGCCCGTACTCGTCCCGACGCGGTGCCACACACCACAGTCGCCGCGCGCCGCAACGTCCCGGACTGTACCAAGATCGTCGCGACCGGACCTCGACCGCGATCGAGCCGCGCCTCGATGACGCGGCCTTCCGCCATCCCGGCGGGATCGGCGCGCAGTTGGAGCACTTCCGCTTGCAACAGGATCATTTCCAACAGTTGATCGATGCCTTGCCGACTCTTGGCGGAGGTCGGGACCAAAATCGCGTCGCCGCCCCAATCTTCCGCCACCACGCCGTGTTCCGAAAGTTCCCGTTTGACACGGTCCGGATTCGCATCGGCCTTATCCATTTTATTCACGGCCACGATGATTGGCACGCCTGCCGCCTTCGCGTGATTGATCGCCTCGATGGTCTGCGGCATCACGCCGTCGTCTGCTGCGACGACAAGAACGACTAAGTCAGTCACTTGAGCCCCGCGCGCACGCAGCGCGGTAAATGCCTCGTGACCCGGGGTGTCGAGGAACGTAATGAGTCCCTTAGAGGTCTGGACCTGCGAGGCCCCGATATGTTGGGTGATCCCGCCCGCCTCCCCGCCGGCGACGTCGGTCGCCCGAATCGCGTCCAGCAGACTAGTCTTACCGTGATCTACGTGGCCCATCACGGTGACGATCGGGGCGCGGATCGGGAGGATTGTCCCCACCGAAGCCACCGGAGCCACCACTTTCCCCTTGAGCAGCGCCGCTTCATTGATTGCCGTGCGTTCCACTTCGTAGCCATGTTCTTGCGCTAACAACGTGGCGGTGTCGGGATCGATGTTTTGGTTGATCGTCACCATCGTGCCGAGTTGCATGAGTTGGCGGAGCAACTCCGACGCCTTCACTCCCATGGCTTGAGACAGTGCGCTGACGGAAATCGCCTCTTCGATTTTAATAACTTTTTTCTCTGATTTAATCTGCGTAATTTGCGTTTTCTTAAAGTCTTTCCGGAGCGTCTTTTTCCGCTTCAACCCGGTGGGACGAAACACCCGTTCCATTGGATGGGGTTGGGAATATCGGGGGGCCATGACTGGCGGCAATGGTGTCGTGACCGGGAGCACGAGCGGCACTTTGACCGGCACGGCGACCGGCGTCGCAGGAACTACGGGCTCTGCCGTCGGAGCTGCAGTAACGGTCTCTGCCTCTGCGGCTACCACTGGCACCTCGGCACCTTCTTCCAACGGCGCTTCAACCGCCGCTTCGCCGCCGGCTTCGGCATTGACAGAGACTTCATCGACGAAGCGGAACAAACCACCCGCTTTGCGGATGTCTTCCGTCTCCCATTCGGCGCGACTCTTCTTCCGACGTAACGGCTTCCGTAACCGGGCCTCGATTTCGGCCTTGGTCTCGGGCCGGGGCGCCCCCGGAGTGCCGGGACGTGCGACCATCCCAGGACGCTGGGCGCCGGGGCCGGTCAGCGGGATCTTGCTGAGCAGCGATTTGGCTGCGGTCGTCGCTGGCGTAGTTACGGCCGTGCTTTGCACCGCGCCCGCTGGTGGGGCGACTGCCGCTGCGGCGCTGGTCGCCGTCGTTGGCGGCGACATTTCAGTGCCTGCTGTCGCTGTGGCGCCCTGGGCCTCCGCCGCAACCGCAGCGGGGGGTTCCGGCGCGGGTGGCGGCTCGGTGACGACGCGGGCACGGCGACGAATGACCGTCGCGGCAACCCGTTTCTCGACCACCTCGGTCCGCTCACCACCCCCGACTGGAGGGGTTTCACTGTGCGTAGATAATGTCATTGCATGGCCTCGCTCTGCTCAGGCACTGCGGCAGCAGCGGCTTCTGCCTCGGCTGCGGCTGCGGCAGCAGCCGCTTCAGCGGCGCGCGCCGCCTGTTCCTCTGCCGCCACTTGTGCGAGCAGCGTCTCGGTCCTGAGACCACTCTCGATCGTTTGTTTCGCCTTGTTAAAGAATCCACGCAAGAGTTCCGTCGACATCCCGGGAAGTTCGATGAATTCATCTTCACCGGCCGCCAAGATATCTTCCAATGTGCGATAGCCGTGGCTGTACAAAATCAGCGAGGTTGGATCGTCGACTTCGAGCACGCGGCTCAGGACTTTGCGGTGACGACTGGCCAGCTCTTCCACCTTCGATTCGCTGAGCACGTCGATGTTCCATCCGGTCAGTTGCGCGGCCAAACGAACGTTTTGCCCGCGCCGCCCAATGGCCAACGAGAGCTGATCGTCCGGGACCACGACTTCCATCGAGTGGTCTTTTTCCCGAATGATCACTTTCACCACTTCCGCCGGGGCCACGGCATTGCAGACAAAACGCGCCGGATCTTCGTCCCATTGCACGATGTCGATCTTTTCGCCGCGCAGTTCCTGCACCACGTTTTGCACTCGCGAGCCTTTCATTCCAACACACGCGCCGACCGGATCGACATCCGAATCTTTGGAATAGACGCCAATTTTGGTGCGAACGCCGGCCTCGCGTGCGACCGTTTTAATTTGCACGATATCTTCCGCGATCTCTGGAACTTCCATTTCAAAGAGTTTCACTACGAGTTGCGGATGACGGCGGGACAGCACCACTTGCGGACCGCGCCCTTCCCGATTCAGCGTCATGAAGTAGCCTTGCACCCGTTCGCCTGGCTGCGAGCGTTCTCCCGGGATTTGTTCCGTTCGCGGGATAATCGCTTCAGTCCGACCTAAGTCGACGACGATGTCGCCGCGCTCCACGCGCCGCACAATTCCAGTGACGATCTCGCCGACGCGGTCTTGGAATTCCTCGCAGACGATGTCGCGTTCGGCATCGCGCATCTTGGAGATAATGACTTGCTTCGCGGCCTGTGCGGCAATGCGCCCGAAGACCTTTGGATCCATTTTGACGCCGATGCTGTCGCCGATTTGGGCCTCGGCGTCCAGCGGAGCGGCCTCGGTCGGCGTCATTTCGCGGTACGCGTCTTGGACGATCTCGACGACGGTCTTAAATTGGAAGAGTTCGATTTCGTTGGTCTCGCGATTGTAGTGGGCCTCGAGTTCGCCTAAGTGTCCCCACTTTTTGCGCGCAGCACTTAAAAACGCGGCCTCGATGGCCTCGATCAGGCGATCTTTCGGGATTCGGCGATCGCGACTGACTTGTTCCAGGATGCGGTCCATTTCCTGAAACATCGGCGGTTCAGCCGGTGCCTTCTTGCTTTTCTTGGTTGTCTTTGCGGTCTTCGTTTTCTTTGCCGTTGCTGTTGCCACAATACCACTCCTTGTTAATTCACCACTTTTTCGGCTCGGCGTTTTCCGATCACAATCGGGTCTGCCAAATTAGTTCGTGCGACGACGGCCAGCGGGATGCGTTGCAGACCGGTTTCGCAGGCGAGCAAAATTTCATCGGCACTTAATCCCTGCAACGTCCCCTTCCAGTGATTGCGGCCCGCAAACGGTTCCCGCGTCCGCACTTCGATGGTGTGACCCGCAAAGCGTTCATAATCGGCGCGTTGCTTCAGCGGACGGTCGGGGCCCGGCGAGGAGATCTCGAGGTCGTAGGCCACAGGGATCTGCACGTCGACATCAAAGACACCAGAAAGCGCTCGCGAGATCCGCGCACAATCGTCGATTGTGACGCCGGCTTCAGCAGCGGATCCGGAGAGTCGATCGATCCGGAGTTGCACCGTCCAGCGACGCGGGCCTAGGACGATTTTGACGTCGACCAACTCACACCCAAACTGCGCCACCACCGGCGTTGCGACCCGTTCGATGGAGGTCACCCACTCTGCCCGATCCATAAAGGAGCGCCAAAAAAAAGTGGGCGTAACTGCCGCCCACGGATACATCCATAGGAACTGGCGGCGTTTAACCATATCGGCTCCCCTATTGGCAAGGCAATTTTGGGGGCGGGGCTACGGACGTTGCCACCAGCCACCGTTTGCGATATCCCACGTGCGATGCGTATCGCCGCTGTCGGATTTATGAATGCGTGGCCGTTGACCGTCGGACTGCCGTGGGCGGTCACGCCGCTGCTCCCGGCTGCGATGACGCGCGCGCATCTCCGTGACTGCGATCTCGTCCTGGCCCCGGTGATCGCGGTGGCTGGGGATCCGGCTTGGGAGCTGCTCCCGGAGGCACCGGCGATCGGTTGTCGTGGCGCGGTCCAAAGTGTTCGGCTCGATATCGCTGCGGGACACGATGTGACGACGCTGCGGCATGTGGCGTTGAGTCCGGAGTCGCAGACGTCGAATATGTTGGCGCAGGTCCTGCTGACAGGACGGTGGCAACGGCCCAACGGCTCGGTGCACTATGCAACAGCGCTCCCCAACGCCGATGCGACGGTGATCATCGGCGATCGGGCGTTAATGACGCCGCCCCCGCCGCAATCAATCGATCTCGGCGCGGCGTGGTATGAGTGGACTGGGCTTCCGTTCGTGTTCGCGGCCTGGTTCCGACGCAGCGGCGCGGCACTCGTCTCGGGACTGGAAGCGCAGTTATGCGCGGTCCGCGACCACAATCTCGCCGATCTCGATCCACTGCTGCGCGCCCAAGGCCTGGCCCCGGACGGGTATCGCGACTACTTGACCCGGCGTCTGCATTACGGTTTCGGCCCCACCGAACAAGCGGGATTGGCGCATTTCCTGACGTTGGCGGCGCGTCTGCTTTAGGCCCGCGAACGTCGATGGCGGATGGAACGCAACACGTCTTTGCGTTCCGAAGTGCAGCATAATGCGATTGCCCTGGACGCCGCGCCCTACTATGTTCGTGCGTAGGCTTGTGGAGTCCCACGGGAGGGCCGATGCGATTTCCCTTCATCAGTAGTGGTTTGATGGTCTCGCTCCTCTTCACGTCCAACGTCGCTCGCACCACCACGCACATTTCCGCGCAGTGGCGGTGGCCGAGTACCCGGGAGTTGTTCGAGCGGCCCGTTATTGTCATCGCCACGGTCAGGTCCGGCGGCACCTATTCGGCGGTCGTGCATGTGGATCAGTGGGTCCGCGGCAAGACGAAGCGGACCATCACGGTCACCGCATTCAACGATCGGTTCCAGTCGGCGTCCGGGGTCCGCCATGGTGCCTTCTATAACGGCGAACAATACCTGTTATTTCTCAATCCATCGACGAAGACCCACCCGAAGACGCAGGAGGTCCTGGCGGGCGATTACTCGCGCGTCAACCGTTTTTTGGTGCCGGCCCCGTTCGCTGGGCATTTCCGGGTCTACCCGGCGACGATTGTCGGTTCGTTAATTGACCACAGTGCCGATCGCGCCTTCCCGACGGATGAGCTGCTCGATATGGTGCGCCTCGCGGTCGTGCCGCCGGACCCCGCACGCCCGGCCGCTGAAAAATATGGGCGCTTTCTTTCGGTGTTGCGGAGTGTGGGCGAGCAAAAGAAGGCCGACGCAGCCATGGAAGCCCGCCAACATCTGGGATTGGCGCTGCTGGCGTTACACGGCTCGAGCGCAGACGTCGCCTTGCTGGAGCCCTTCTTGAACCACCCAAATCCGGCAATGCGGAGGGAGGCCGTCAGGACAGTGCAGCTTCTCCCCTATCCGCAGGCCGACCATTTATTGGCCCGCTTTCTCTTCAACGATACGCCTGACATCGTGTCGGAAGCGGCGTATGTGCTGGGACGGCGCGGCAACGTCCAGGCCCTCCCCGATCTCCAACGCGCGTTACGACACGCGGACCGCTTTCAGACCCCACTACAGCGCTCCATTGCCGACGCGATCAAAAAACTCCAGGCACGGCGCACGACCGATCATGGATCAACACCGCAGTAATATCAGCGAGGCCGAGCGGGTCTTCGTTCAGGTCGTAATAGCGGCGCGGGAGTAGTAGAGGCCGGTGGCAGCGTCCCACTCGCGGCCGGTGAAGCGGAAGGGATGGGCGTCCGCGGTCGGTCCGGTCGCGGCGAGGGGGCGGCCGAAGCTGTCGTAGGCAAGGGCGCAAAAGGTTATTTCAAGCATAGCGGCTCATCACCGTGGTTCTTCTCCTGCCAATTCGGATGACAAATCGATTTCACCCTCAGATCTTACGCCCTCATCATAGCGGGCAAACAGAATGGCGATATTGTACTGTGCCGCCAACCGCTCGATCACACACTTTATCTCTTGTTGTCGATTATTCCCGCGACAACGCTTGTCGAGGTATCTCTCCAACTCCATCTCCGCTGCGCGCTTGATGTTGCTGGAGGCCTTGAATGCGGACAGATAGATATATGAGTCATAATAGTAGAGATAGAGCAGCGCAAACGAAGGCAGGACCGCGTGCGCAGAGCGATTGTAGCTCCGGAATACCATGCATGTATTGTCCGGACAGTATTCAACGGCTAGCGCTATAGCTTCACCCAAGGAGCGCATTAGTACCTGCCGTGCAGTTGTTGGGCTGGCGGACGGCCTGGTAAATCCACACGAGCCCGTATGCGCCACAAGCAACGCCGCGAAGAACGCGACACCTTGGCGCGGTACCGAGCACCAATTCATTGTCCCCCCTGTGGCAGGGATTCTGATGTCGGCGTGGTGTTTGGGAGCGCCGGCACACCGTTACCCGGCACCCTCTGCAAGTGCCAATGGTCATGTGCCGAACCTGCGGAGTCCTCAAAATGCCCTGCTCCAA
Proteins encoded in this region:
- the rbfA gene encoding 30S ribosome-binding factor RbfA; its protein translation is MQPHRPFDRASRVAEQIRQIVAQLCHERFSDPRLVGLQITRVKVARDLRLARIHYFLRGPEAAIHECQRALEHAAGLMKHAINEQIALKFTPELKFHFDDAIEHGERINDLLRELQIDSPAEQDES
- the nusA gene encoding transcription termination/antitermination protein NusA — encoded protein: MFQEMDRILEQVSRDRRIPKDRLIEAIEAAFLSAARKKWGHLGELEAHYNRETNEIELFQFKTVVEIVQDAYREMTPTEAAPLDAEAQIGDSIGVKMDPKVFGRIAAQAAKQVIISKMRDAERDIVCEEFQDRVGEIVTGIVRRVERGDIVVDLGRTEAIIPRTEQIPGERSQPGERVQGYFMTLNREGRGPQVVLSRRHPQLVVKLFEMEVPEIAEDIVQIKTVAREAGVRTKIGVYSKDSDVDPVGACVGMKGSRVQNVVQELRGEKIDIVQWDEDPARFVCNAVAPAEVVKVIIREKDHSMEVVVPDDQLSLAIGRRGQNVRLAAQLTGWNIDVLSESKVEELASRHRKVLSRVLEVDDPTSLILYSHGYRTLEDILAAGEDEFIELPGMSTELLRGFFNKAKQTIESGLRTETLLAQVAAEEQAARAAEAAAAAAAAEAEAAAAAVPEQSEAMQ
- the rpsO gene encoding 30S ribosomal protein S15 codes for the protein MSEHMEKKQELISKFRTHPSDTGSPEIQIAILSGRISQLNAHFEKHKKDHGSRHGLLKIVGQRRKLLSYLRQTSRERYQRVLGALGLRK
- the infB gene encoding translation initiation factor IF-2, yielding MVEKRVAATVIRRRARVVTEPPPAPEPPAAVAAEAQGATATAGTEMSPPTTATSAAAAVAPPAGAVQSTAVTTPATTAAKSLLSKIPLTGPGAQRPGMVARPGTPGAPRPETKAEIEARLRKPLRRKKSRAEWETEDIRKAGGLFRFVDEVSVNAEAGGEAAVEAPLEEGAEVPVVAAEAETVTAAPTAEPVVPATPVAVPVKVPLVLPVTTPLPPVMAPRYSQPHPMERVFRPTGLKRKKTLRKDFKKTQITQIKSEKKVIKIEEAISVSALSQAMGVKASELLRQLMQLGTMVTINQNIDPDTATLLAQEHGYEVERTAINEAALLKGKVVAPVASVGTILPIRAPIVTVMGHVDHGKTSLLDAIRATDVAGGEAGGITQHIGASQVQTSKGLITFLDTPGHEAFTALRARGAQVTDLVVLVVAADDGVMPQTIEAINHAKAAGVPIIVAVNKMDKADANPDRVKRELSEHGVVAEDWGGDAILVPTSAKSRQGIDQLLEMILLQAEVLQLRADPAGMAEGRVIEARLDRGRGPVATILVQSGTLRRAATVVCGTASGRVRALVNPRGEPIDSVGPGCAAEVLGLDAVPVAGDPLVEAADERAAKVVIETRTRKQRESQLAKSGRASLEDLFKQTAADQAKVLRVIVKGDVQGSVEAVVAALERSGTEKVTVEVLHRAVGGITEGDVLLASASRALVIGFNVVPDGKARRLAQSEQIEIKQYSIIYELIDDVRKAMAGLLEPTRTEKILGRADVRQIFQVSKIGTIAGCQVADGLINRSAKARLLRDSVVIFTGRLASLKRFKDDAREVTNGQECGIGLEGFQDLKPGDVIESFQVEETAAVL
- a CDS encoding bifunctional oligoribonuclease/PAP phosphatase NrnA translates to MTETALARATAFFSRHQHYCIASHIRPDGDAIGASLALGLGLIHCGKRVTVFNADGVPANLRFLPYADRVVRSLGESVGIDAVILADCNRPDRAGEPIAELAKRLPLFIVDHHVSSGEHVETHCIEPRAAATGEIVYHLLQRMRVPTTPELATLLYCTLVVDTGQFRYSNATPAVFQLAAELVARGADPWQVASALTEQHHPAVLHLLRLTLETLELSVQGRVATILLSQDMLREAEALPEYAEDFVNYPRSIAGVEVAILLRELPDGRWKASLRSKREVDVAVIAAKYDGGGHEHAAGCMLSGPMATARDTILKSVAEALQKRANRAAS
- a CDS encoding ribosome maturation factor RimP, coding for MDRAEWVTSIERVATPVVAQFGCELVDVKIVLGPRRWTVQLRIDRLSGSAAEAGVTIDDCARISRALSGVFDVDVQIPVAYDLEISSPGPDRPLKQRADYERFAGHTIEVRTREPFAGRNHWKGTLQGLSADEILLACETGLQRIPLAVVARTNLADPIVIGKRRAEKVVN
- a CDS encoding HEAT repeat domain-containing protein produces the protein MRFPFISSGLMVSLLFTSNVARTTTHISAQWRWPSTRELFERPVIVIATVRSGGTYSAVVHVDQWVRGKTKRTITVTAFNDRFQSASGVRHGAFYNGEQYLLFLNPSTKTHPKTQEVLAGDYSRVNRFLVPAPFAGHFRVYPATIVGSLIDHSADRAFPTDELLDMVRLAVVPPDPARPAAEKYGRFLSVLRSVGEQKKADAAMEARQHLGLALLALHGSSADVALLEPFLNHPNPAMRREAVRTVQLLPYPQADHLLARFLFNDTPDIVSEAAYVLGRRGNVQALPDLQRALRHADRFQTPLQRSIADAIKKLQARRTTDHGSTPQ